The following proteins are co-located in the Noviherbaspirillum sp. UKPF54 genome:
- the panB gene encoding 3-methyl-2-oxobutanoate hydroxymethyltransferase — MAGYLQESEPTIRTKAVTVTSLQAMRNSGEKIAMLTCYDASFAALMDRCGVEVLLIGDSLGMVCQGHDSTLPVTLDDIAYHTASVARGNQTAFLVADMPFGSYATREDAFRNAVKLMQAGAQMVKLEGGAWLAETVRFLTERAIPVCAHIGLTPQSVHQFGGYKVQGKTVEAADQLKADALALQAAGAALVVLEAIPSTLGKEVTELLTIPTIGIGAGPDCAGQVLVMHDMLAVFPGRKARFVKNFMEGRSSIEAAVRAYVAEVKEKSFPGPEHCF; from the coding sequence ATGGCGGGATATTTGCAAGAAAGCGAACCAACGATTCGCACCAAGGCAGTCACCGTGACATCGCTACAAGCGATGCGCAACAGCGGTGAAAAAATCGCGATGCTCACCTGTTACGACGCCAGCTTCGCTGCGCTGATGGACCGCTGCGGCGTGGAAGTGCTGCTGATCGGCGATTCGCTTGGCATGGTGTGCCAGGGGCACGATTCGACCTTGCCGGTGACGCTCGACGACATCGCCTATCACACGGCGAGCGTGGCGCGCGGTAACCAGACGGCGTTTCTCGTCGCTGACATGCCGTTCGGCAGCTACGCAACCAGGGAAGACGCCTTCAGAAACGCCGTCAAGCTGATGCAGGCTGGCGCCCAGATGGTCAAGCTCGAAGGCGGCGCCTGGCTGGCGGAGACCGTGCGCTTCCTGACTGAGCGCGCGATCCCGGTATGCGCCCACATCGGGCTGACGCCGCAATCGGTGCACCAGTTCGGCGGCTACAAGGTACAGGGAAAAACCGTGGAAGCAGCGGACCAGCTGAAGGCCGATGCGCTGGCACTGCAGGCGGCTGGCGCAGCGCTGGTCGTGCTGGAAGCGATTCCTTCCACGCTGGGCAAGGAAGTCACCGAGCTGCTGACGATCCCGACCATCGGCATCGGCGCCGGCCCGGACTGTGCCGGCCAGGTGCTGGTCATGCACGACATGCTCGCCGTTTTCCCCGGGCGCAAGGCGCGCTTCGTGAAGAATTTCATGGAAGGCAGGAGCAGCATCGAGGCTGCCGTGCGCGCCTACGTCGCCGAGGTCAAGGAAAAATCGTTCCCGGGCCCGGAGCACTGTTTCTAA
- the can gene encoding carbonate dehydratase, protein MSEQSKDSAMLEQLFQNNREWAASMVAQDAGFFKKLAAQQSPEYLWIGCADSRVPANEIVNLLPGELFVHRNIANVVVHTDLNCLSVLQFAIDVLGVKHVIVCGHYGCSGVHAALARRRIGLADNWLRHVQDVHSKHERYLGETLPTALKQDRLCELNVLEQVVNVCQTTIVQDAWERGQALTIHSWIYGLKDGMLTDLGLTVSNAEELAVKLPECFARYE, encoded by the coding sequence ATGAGTGAGCAAAGCAAAGACAGCGCAATGCTGGAGCAACTGTTCCAGAATAACCGCGAATGGGCAGCATCCATGGTGGCGCAGGATGCCGGCTTCTTTAAAAAACTCGCTGCCCAGCAGTCGCCCGAATACCTGTGGATCGGCTGCGCCGACAGCCGCGTGCCGGCCAACGAAATCGTCAATCTGCTGCCCGGTGAGCTGTTTGTCCATCGCAATATCGCCAATGTCGTGGTGCATACCGACCTGAACTGTCTGTCGGTACTGCAGTTCGCCATCGACGTCCTCGGCGTCAAGCACGTGATCGTGTGCGGGCATTACGGCTGCTCCGGCGTGCATGCGGCACTGGCGCGCCGCCGCATCGGCCTGGCCGACAACTGGTTGCGCCATGTACAGGATGTGCACAGCAAGCACGAGCGCTATCTGGGCGAGACGTTGCCAACCGCGCTCAAGCAGGATCGTCTGTGCGAGCTGAATGTGCTGGAGCAGGTGGTGAACGTGTGCCAGACCACGATCGTGCAGGATGCGTGGGAGCGTGGCCAGGCGCTAACCATCCACAGCTGGATTTACGGCTTGAAGGACGGCATGCTGACCGACCTCGGGCTTACGGTAAGCAATGCGGAGGAACTGGCCGTCAAGCTGCCGGAATGTTTTGCTCGCTATGAGTGA
- the dnaJ gene encoding molecular chaperone DnaJ, with translation MAKRDFYEILGVAKNASDDEIKKAYRKLAMKYHPDRNPDSKGAEEKFKEVKEAYEMLSDAGKREAYDRYGHAGVDPNMGAGGFGAGAGGFGGFSDAFGDIFGDIFGQSARGGRGGPQVYRGADLRYNLEITLEQAAHGFDTTIRVPSWNECETCHGSGAKPGTSPTTCGTCGGHGQVRMQQGFFSIQQTCPKCHGTGKIIPTPCASCSGTGRIKKNKTLEVKIPAGIDDGMRIRSSGNGEPGMNGGPPGDLYVEVRIKPHPVFQREGDDLHCEIPISFAKAALGGEVEVPTLNGKASFTLPEGTQSGKTFRLRSKGIKGVRSGYAGDLFCHVVVETPVKLTDRQKELLQEFEQLTTAGGSKHSPHSKSWKDKVKEFFE, from the coding sequence ATGGCAAAGCGTGACTTTTACGAAATACTGGGCGTAGCGAAAAACGCGTCTGACGACGAGATCAAGAAGGCGTATCGCAAGCTCGCCATGAAATACCATCCGGACCGCAACCCGGATAGCAAAGGTGCGGAAGAGAAGTTCAAGGAAGTCAAGGAGGCTTACGAGATGCTGTCCGATGCGGGCAAGCGCGAAGCCTATGACCGCTACGGCCATGCGGGCGTGGACCCGAACATGGGCGCAGGCGGTTTCGGTGCGGGCGCCGGCGGCTTCGGCGGCTTTTCCGATGCGTTCGGCGACATCTTCGGCGATATCTTCGGACAGAGCGCGCGCGGCGGACGCGGCGGGCCACAGGTGTACCGCGGCGCCGATTTGCGCTACAACCTCGAGATCACGCTGGAACAGGCGGCGCACGGCTTCGACACGACCATCCGAGTGCCGTCCTGGAACGAATGCGAAACCTGCCATGGCTCCGGCGCCAAGCCCGGTACCTCGCCAACCACCTGCGGCACCTGCGGCGGACACGGCCAGGTGCGCATGCAGCAGGGCTTCTTCAGCATCCAGCAGACCTGCCCGAAGTGCCACGGCACCGGCAAGATCATTCCGACGCCCTGCGCCTCGTGCAGCGGCACCGGGCGCATCAAGAAGAACAAGACGCTGGAAGTCAAGATCCCGGCCGGCATCGACGACGGCATGCGCATCCGCTCCTCTGGCAACGGGGAACCGGGCATGAACGGCGGCCCGCCGGGCGACCTGTATGTCGAGGTGCGCATCAAGCCTCATCCGGTGTTCCAGCGCGAAGGCGACGACCTGCATTGCGAAATCCCGATTTCGTTCGCGAAGGCGGCGCTGGGCGGCGAGGTGGAAGTACCGACCCTGAACGGCAAGGCATCCTTCACGCTTCCCGAGGGGACGCAGTCCGGCAAGACTTTCCGCCTGCGCAGCAAGGGCATCAAGGGCGTGCGTTCGGGTTACGCCGGCGATCTGTTCTGCCACGTGGTGGTCGAGACGCCGGTCAAGCTGACCGACCGCCAGAAGGAATTGCTGCAGGAATTCGAGCAGCTGACCACGGCGGGCGGCTCCAAGCACAGCCCGCACAGCAAATCCTGGAAGGACAAGGTCAAGGAATTTTTCGAGTAA
- the dnaK gene encoding molecular chaperone DnaK, protein MGKIIGIDLGTTNSCVAIMEGGQPKVIENSEGSRTTPSVVAYQDDGEILVGAPAKRQAVTNPKNTLYAVKRLIGRKFDEKEVQKDINLMPYQIVKADNGDAWVQVRDKKLAAQQVSAEVLRKMKKTAEDYLGEEVTEAVITVPAYFNDAQRQATKDAGRIAGLDVKRIINEPTAAALAFGLDKSGKGDRKIAVYDLGGGTFDISIIEIADVEGEMQFEVLSTNGDTFLGGEDFDQRVIDYIIDEFKKINGLDLSKDAIALQRIKASAERAKIELSSSQQTEINEPYIAMANGAPVHLNMKITRAKLESLVEELITRTIEPCRIAIKDAGVKVSDIQDVILVGGMTRMPKVQEKVKEFFGRDPRKDVNPDEAVAVGAAIQGSVLSGDRKDLLLLDVTPLSLGIETLGGVMTKMIQKNTTIPTKFSQVFSTADDNQPAVTIKVYQGEREMATGNKLLGEFNLEGIPPSPRGVPQIEVTFDIDANGILHVGAKDKASGKENKITIKANSGLSEEEIQKMVKDAELYADEDKKLKELADARNQGDALVHSTRKALTEYGDKLDSGEKEKIEASIKDLEEALKGNDKADIDAKVAALSTASQKLGEKMYADMQAQQAGAAGAAAGGAGGAGASESKPKEEDVVDADFKEVKDK, encoded by the coding sequence ATGGGCAAGATCATTGGCATTGACTTGGGTACGACCAACTCCTGCGTCGCCATCATGGAAGGCGGCCAGCCGAAGGTCATCGAAAACTCCGAAGGTTCGCGCACCACGCCTTCCGTCGTCGCCTATCAGGATGACGGCGAGATCCTGGTCGGCGCGCCGGCCAAGCGCCAGGCAGTCACCAACCCAAAGAACACGCTGTACGCAGTCAAGCGCCTGATCGGCCGCAAGTTCGACGAGAAGGAAGTGCAGAAGGACATCAACCTGATGCCGTACCAGATCGTCAAGGCCGACAACGGCGACGCCTGGGTGCAGGTGCGCGACAAGAAGCTGGCGGCACAGCAGGTGTCGGCAGAAGTGCTGCGCAAGATGAAGAAGACCGCCGAAGACTATCTCGGCGAGGAAGTGACCGAAGCCGTCATTACCGTTCCTGCCTACTTCAACGACGCACAGCGTCAGGCGACCAAGGACGCCGGCCGCATCGCCGGCCTGGATGTCAAGCGCATCATCAATGAGCCGACCGCGGCTGCCCTGGCATTCGGCCTGGACAAGAGCGGCAAGGGTGACCGCAAGATCGCGGTGTATGACCTGGGCGGCGGCACGTTCGACATCTCGATCATCGAGATCGCCGACGTCGAAGGCGAAATGCAGTTCGAAGTGCTGTCGACCAACGGCGACACCTTCCTGGGCGGCGAAGACTTCGACCAGCGCGTGATCGATTACATCATCGACGAATTTAAGAAGATCAACGGCCTGGACCTGTCCAAGGACGCGATCGCACTGCAGCGCATCAAGGCTTCCGCCGAGCGCGCCAAGATCGAGCTGTCGTCCTCGCAGCAGACCGAGATCAACGAGCCGTACATCGCAATGGCCAACGGCGCCCCGGTGCATCTGAACATGAAGATCACCCGTGCCAAGCTGGAATCGCTGGTCGAGGAACTGATCACGCGCACCATCGAGCCGTGCCGCATCGCCATCAAGGACGCCGGCGTGAAGGTGTCCGACATCCAGGACGTGATCCTGGTCGGCGGCATGACCCGCATGCCGAAGGTGCAGGAAAAGGTGAAGGAATTCTTCGGCCGCGATCCGCGCAAGGACGTCAACCCGGATGAGGCAGTCGCTGTCGGCGCCGCGATCCAGGGCTCCGTGCTGTCGGGCGACCGCAAGGACCTGCTGCTGCTGGACGTGACTCCGCTGTCGCTGGGTATCGAAACCCTGGGTGGCGTGATGACCAAGATGATCCAGAAGAACACCACGATTCCGACCAAGTTCAGCCAGGTGTTCTCGACCGCCGACGACAATCAGCCCGCCGTGACCATCAAGGTGTATCAGGGCGAGCGTGAAATGGCGACCGGCAACAAGCTGCTGGGCGAGTTCAACCTGGAAGGCATTCCGCCGTCGCCGCGCGGCGTGCCGCAGATCGAGGTGACCTTCGACATCGACGCCAACGGCATCCTGCATGTCGGCGCGAAGGACAAGGCATCCGGCAAGGAAAACAAGATCACCATCAAGGCCAACTCCGGTCTATCCGAAGAGGAAATCCAGAAGATGGTGAAGGACGCCGAGCTGTACGCGGACGAGGACAAGAAGCTGAAGGAACTGGCCGACGCCCGCAACCAGGGCGACGCGCTGGTGCACTCGACCCGCAAGGCGCTGACCGAGTACGGCGACAAGCTCGATTCCGGCGAGAAGGAAAAGATCGAAGCATCGATCAAGGACCTGGAAGAAGCCCTCAAGGGCAACGACAAGGCCGACATCGACGCCAAGGTCGCAGCGCTGTCGACCGCGTCGCAGAAGCTCGGCGAGAAGATGTACGCCGACATGCAGGCCCAGCAGGCCGGTGCCGCAGGCGCGGCTGCCGGCGGGGCGGGCGGCGCGGGTGCATCCGAGTCCAAGCCGAAGGAAGAGGACGTCGTCGACGCCGACTTCAAGGAAGTCAAAGACAAGTAA
- the grpE gene encoding nucleotide exchange factor GrpE: MQDQEKMQEQVDQAQAEQLQGEQPTAEQPKAAESSAQPSAGPGLEERLAAAEAKASEMQDAYLRAKADAENIRRRAQEDIAKAHKFAIENFAEALVPVKDSLEMALKLDTPSVESLKEGVEMTLKQLSSAFDRNRLIEINPMPGEKLDPMKHQAISMVPAEQDANTVVNVLQKGYTIADRLLRPALVTVAQ; the protein is encoded by the coding sequence ATGCAAGACCAAGAGAAAATGCAGGAGCAAGTTGATCAGGCGCAGGCTGAACAGCTGCAGGGCGAGCAGCCGACCGCGGAGCAGCCGAAGGCCGCGGAAAGCAGTGCCCAGCCGTCGGCCGGGCCTGGTCTGGAAGAGAGGTTGGCCGCTGCCGAAGCCAAGGCGTCGGAAATGCAGGATGCCTATTTGCGGGCCAAGGCCGATGCCGAGAACATCCGCCGCCGCGCCCAGGAAGATATCGCCAAGGCGCACAAGTTCGCGATTGAAAACTTTGCCGAAGCGCTGGTGCCGGTCAAGGATAGCCTGGAAATGGCGCTCAAGCTCGACACGCCGTCCGTCGAGTCGCTGAAGGAGGGCGTGGAGATGACCTTGAAGCAGCTATCCTCCGCGTTCGACCGCAACCGCCTGATCGAAATTAATCCGATGCCCGGCGAGAAGCTGGACCCGATGAAGCATCAGGCGATTTCCATGGTGCCGGCAGAGCAGGACGCCAATACCGTCGTCAACGTGCTGCAAAAGGGGTACACGATCGCTGACCGCCTGTTGCGTCCGGCCTTGGTGACGGTGGCACAGTAA
- the hemH gene encoding ferrochelatase: MRPMQEPQYTHGTVAKTAIVLVNLGTPDVPTASAVRRYLKQFLSDPRVVEIPRAAWWFILNGIILPLRSRKSAAKYASIWTREGSPLKLHTEKQAMLLRGYLGERGHDVQVAYAMRYGNPSLPDVLEKLKAEGCDRILILPAYPQYSGTTTASIFDAVFGHYAAVRNIPELRLVKHYHDHEAYIQALRKLVLAYWETHGRPDQLVMSFHGVPKRTLMLGDPYHCECHKTARLLAAELKLNQDQYVVTFQSRFGKAEWLQPYTAPTLVKLAKAGTGRVDVLCPGFTSDCLETLEEIAMEAKQDFLTAGGKEFHYIPCLNETPAWIAALAEIAEQHLVGWPTLLTPMMREDAKTEAEASRERARLLGAKK; encoded by the coding sequence ATGCGTCCCATGCAGGAACCCCAGTATACCCACGGCACCGTGGCCAAGACCGCCATCGTGCTGGTCAATCTCGGCACACCCGATGTGCCGACGGCCTCGGCCGTGCGACGCTACCTGAAGCAATTCCTGTCCGATCCGCGCGTGGTTGAAATCCCCAGGGCAGCCTGGTGGTTCATCCTCAACGGCATCATCCTGCCGCTGCGCTCGCGCAAGTCCGCCGCAAAATATGCGTCGATCTGGACCCGGGAAGGATCGCCGCTCAAGCTGCATACCGAAAAGCAGGCCATGTTGTTGCGCGGCTATCTGGGCGAGCGCGGGCATGACGTGCAGGTCGCCTATGCGATGCGTTACGGGAATCCGTCGCTGCCCGACGTGCTGGAAAAGCTGAAGGCCGAGGGTTGCGACCGCATCCTGATCCTGCCGGCGTATCCCCAGTATTCGGGCACGACCACGGCATCCATCTTCGATGCGGTGTTCGGCCACTATGCAGCGGTCCGGAACATCCCCGAACTGCGCCTGGTGAAGCATTATCACGACCATGAAGCCTATATCCAGGCGCTCAGGAAGTTGGTACTCGCCTACTGGGAGACGCATGGACGCCCGGACCAGCTGGTGATGAGCTTTCACGGCGTGCCGAAGCGGACCCTGATGCTGGGCGATCCATATCATTGCGAGTGTCACAAGACGGCCCGCCTGCTGGCCGCGGAATTGAAGCTGAACCAGGACCAGTACGTCGTGACCTTCCAGTCGCGCTTCGGTAAGGCGGAATGGCTGCAGCCCTATACCGCGCCGACGCTCGTCAAGCTGGCAAAGGCTGGCACGGGGCGCGTCGACGTGCTGTGCCCCGGCTTTACCAGCGATTGCCTGGAAACGCTGGAAGAAATTGCGATGGAAGCCAAACAGGACTTCCTGACCGCCGGCGGCAAGGAATTCCACTACATTCCTTGCCTGAACGAGACGCCCGCATGGATTGCGGCACTGGCCGAAATCGCGGAGCAGCACCTCGTCGGATGGCCCACCTTGCTGACCCCCATGATGCGCGAAGACGCGAAAACGGAGGCGGAAGCCTCGCGCGAACGCGCCAGGTTGCTGGGCGCGAAAAAATAA
- the recN gene encoding DNA repair protein RecN — MLRTLSIRDFVIVDSLELEFAPGFTVLTGETGAGKSILIDALALTLGGRGDASVVREGAAKADVTAEFSTHGEVDAWLADNEFGNDDGGVLLRRVIDNAGRSKAFINGISATAAQLRELGEMLVDIHGQHAHQSLLKADAQRVLLDSQAGLLDDAKAVAATYKAWRALAKQREEFEVNARNVMLERERLEWQVGELEKLAVKPGEWADISNEHSRLSHAASLIEGAQEALNAISESDNPMLSQLSVLTQKLGKLADVDAALKPVLEALEPARIQLQEAVYSLNDYLGRVELDPARLQEVEARLEAIHSTARKFRVAPEDLPQECAALSAQLRQLADASDLEAMRAQEDKLKAAYMSAAEKLSKARAAAARALSDAVTAAMQDLSMAGGRFEVALNRCEPAGHGLEQVEFMVAGHAGTSPRALAKVASGGELARISLAISVITSSATTTPTLIFDEVDSGIGGGVAEVVGRLLKRLGQDRQVLCVTHLPQVASQANQHFQVAKRNVDGRTVSSIDPLDSKARIEEIARMLGGLEITATTRKHARELLAS; from the coding sequence ATGCTGCGCACACTTTCCATTCGCGATTTCGTGATCGTCGATTCCCTCGAGCTTGAGTTCGCGCCCGGATTCACTGTCCTCACTGGCGAGACCGGCGCCGGCAAGTCGATCCTGATCGATGCGCTCGCGCTCACGCTGGGCGGGCGCGGCGATGCCAGCGTGGTGCGCGAAGGCGCGGCGAAAGCCGACGTCACCGCCGAATTTTCCACGCATGGGGAAGTCGACGCCTGGCTGGCCGACAATGAATTCGGCAACGACGACGGCGGCGTACTGCTGCGGCGGGTGATCGACAACGCCGGCCGTTCCAAGGCCTTCATCAACGGCATCAGCGCCACCGCGGCGCAATTGCGAGAGCTGGGCGAGATGCTGGTCGATATCCATGGCCAGCACGCCCACCAGTCGCTGCTGAAGGCCGACGCGCAGCGCGTGCTGCTCGACAGCCAGGCCGGCCTGCTGGACGATGCGAAGGCCGTTGCCGCCACCTACAAGGCGTGGCGCGCGCTGGCCAAGCAGCGCGAAGAGTTCGAAGTCAATGCCAGGAATGTCATGCTGGAGCGCGAGCGCCTCGAGTGGCAGGTCGGCGAACTGGAAAAACTGGCGGTCAAGCCGGGCGAGTGGGCCGACATCAGCAACGAGCACAGCCGCCTGTCGCACGCCGCCAGCCTGATCGAGGGCGCGCAGGAAGCGCTCAACGCGATTTCCGAATCCGACAACCCGATGCTGTCGCAACTGTCGGTATTGACGCAAAAGCTGGGCAAGCTGGCCGACGTCGATGCGGCGCTGAAACCGGTGCTCGAAGCGCTGGAGCCGGCGCGTATCCAGCTGCAGGAAGCGGTGTATTCGCTCAACGATTATCTCGGCCGCGTCGAGCTCGATCCGGCGCGCCTGCAGGAAGTGGAGGCGCGCCTGGAAGCCATTCATTCGACCGCGCGCAAGTTCCGTGTCGCGCCCGAAGACTTGCCGCAGGAATGTGCGGCGCTGTCGGCGCAGCTGCGGCAGCTGGCCGACGCCAGCGACCTGGAGGCGATGCGCGCCCAGGAAGACAAGCTCAAGGCCGCCTACATGAGCGCCGCGGAAAAGCTGTCGAAGGCGCGCGCCGCGGCAGCCAGGGCGCTGAGCGATGCGGTGACCGCTGCGATGCAGGACTTGAGCATGGCGGGCGGGCGCTTCGAAGTCGCGCTCAACCGCTGCGAGCCCGCCGGCCATGGGCTGGAACAGGTGGAATTCATGGTGGCGGGCCACGCCGGGACCAGCCCGCGTGCGCTGGCAAAAGTTGCCTCGGGCGGCGAACTGGCGCGCATTTCTCTCGCGATTTCGGTGATCACCTCCAGCGCGACGACCACGCCGACCCTGATTTTCGACGAGGTTGACAGCGGCATCGGCGGCGGCGTCGCGGAAGTGGTGGGGCGCCTGCTGAAAAGACTGGGACAGGACCGGCAGGTATTGTGCGTGACGCACCTGCCGCAGGTGGCGAGCCAGGCGAATCAGCATTTCCAGGTCGCCAAGCGCAACGTCGATGGCCGCACCGTGTCGAGCATCGACCCGCTGGACAGCAAGGCGCGCATCGAAGAGATCGCCCGCATGCTCGGCGGCCTCGAAATTACGGCGACGACGCGCAAGCATGCGCGGGAGTTGCTGGCATCCTGA
- a CDS encoding NAD kinase, with amino-acid sequence MLPSKPLAPPAAFKTIAIVGKYMAGIAESLSEVAAFLAASGHDVVFEEATAKTVGLSNAVAMTPAEIGEHADVAIVLGGDGTMLGIARQLAPYNVPLIGINQGRLGFMTDISQEGMIPLLADMLEGKLESEQRALLEGSVLRDGKMIFHALAFNDVVVSRGATSGMAELQVEVDGRFMYNQRSDGLIVSTPTGSTAYALSAGGPLLHPSLSGIVLVPIAPHALSNRPIVVPDSSSIVIEIMGGRDISVNFDMQSLASLQHHDRIVVRRSAHTITFLHPQGWSYYHTLREKLHWNEYPSVAGQLK; translated from the coding sequence ATGTTGCCTTCCAAGCCACTTGCCCCGCCCGCTGCCTTCAAGACCATTGCCATCGTCGGCAAGTATATGGCAGGTATCGCCGAATCCTTGTCGGAGGTGGCCGCCTTTCTGGCGGCTTCGGGGCACGATGTCGTCTTCGAGGAAGCGACCGCGAAAACCGTCGGATTGAGCAATGCAGTCGCGATGACGCCGGCCGAGATCGGCGAACATGCGGATGTGGCAATCGTACTCGGTGGTGACGGCACCATGCTCGGGATTGCGCGCCAGCTCGCTCCATACAATGTCCCCTTGATCGGCATTAACCAGGGCAGGCTCGGTTTCATGACCGATATTTCTCAGGAAGGCATGATTCCGCTGCTGGCCGATATGCTTGAAGGCAAGCTGGAATCGGAGCAGCGCGCGCTGCTGGAAGGTTCCGTGCTGCGCGACGGCAAAATGATTTTTCATGCGCTGGCGTTCAACGATGTCGTTGTGTCGCGCGGCGCCACCTCGGGCATGGCGGAATTGCAAGTCGAGGTCGACGGGCGCTTCATGTACAACCAGCGTTCGGACGGCCTGATTGTTTCTACGCCAACCGGTTCCACCGCCTACGCATTGTCGGCCGGCGGCCCCTTGCTGCATCCCAGCCTGTCCGGCATCGTGCTGGTGCCGATCGCGCCGCATGCCTTGTCCAACCGGCCCATCGTCGTGCCCGATTCGAGCTCGATCGTGATCGAGATCATGGGCGGGCGCGACATCAGTGTGAATTTCGACATGCAGTCGCTCGCCAGTCTGCAGCACCACGACCGCATCGTAGTCCGGCGCTCGGCCCACACCATTACCTTCCTGCATCCACAGGGTTGGAGCTATTACCATACCCTGCGGGAAAAGCTGCACTGGAACGAGTATCCATCCGTGGCGGGGCAGTTAAAATAA
- a CDS encoding HAD family hydrolase, translating into MPAIKAVLFDLDDTLWPIVPVIERAENILFDWLSAHVPAVADRFSIESLRARRRELMAADPVYQLDLRRLRHAGLTEAFLSAGEDVALVDQAMEVFSKARNQVTPFGDVLPALERLRERVTLGSVSNGVADLEAIGMAHYFQVSVAAHRVGRAKPDAAIFHAACEAIGVAPQEAVYVGDDPLLDVQGAQQAGLRGIWINRAELVPKRVLPADICPDAVCSTFIELEQWIYQRIIEV; encoded by the coding sequence ATGCCTGCCATCAAAGCCGTTTTGTTTGATCTCGACGATACCCTGTGGCCGATCGTCCCTGTCATCGAGCGCGCCGAAAACATCCTGTTCGACTGGCTGTCCGCGCACGTGCCCGCCGTCGCGGATCGGTTTTCGATCGAGAGCCTGCGCGCGCGGCGCCGGGAACTGATGGCGGCCGACCCGGTTTACCAGCTGGATCTGCGCCGCCTGCGGCATGCAGGATTGACCGAGGCTTTCCTGAGCGCCGGCGAGGATGTGGCGCTGGTCGACCAGGCCATGGAAGTGTTTTCGAAAGCGCGCAACCAGGTGACGCCATTCGGCGATGTCCTGCCGGCGCTGGAACGATTACGCGAGCGCGTGACGCTGGGCTCGGTGTCGAATGGGGTGGCCGATCTCGAAGCAATCGGCATGGCGCATTATTTCCAAGTATCGGTGGCGGCGCACCGCGTCGGTCGCGCCAAGCCCGACGCGGCCATATTTCATGCCGCTTGCGAGGCGATCGGCGTGGCGCCGCAGGAAGCGGTGTATGTAGGCGATGATCCCTTGCTTGATGTGCAAGGCGCGCAACAGGCTGGCTTGCGGGGCATCTGGATCAACCGCGCGGAACTGGTGCCGAAGCGTGTGCTGCCTGCCGATATATGTCCCGATGCCGTGTGCAGCACCTTCATTGAGCTGGAACAATGGATATATCAACGAATAATAGAAGTCTAA
- the hrcA gene encoding heat-inducible transcriptional repressor HrcA gives MQLDSRAQTLLKALVERYIADGQPVGSRALSKISGLDLSPATIRNIMADLEEMGFVASPHTSAGRVPTPRGYRVFVDTLLTVQSIDETTVESKLQPRLHSASQQKIIANAAQVLSSLSQFAGVVMTPRHESVFQQIEFLRLSEKRILLVIVAPNGDVQNRLLLTDVDYTPAQLIQAANYINQHYAGVSFDDVRARLQGELRQLRDDMTRLMQAAVEAGSDAMAESSDDVVISGERNLLSVTDLASNMTSLRKLFDLFEQKTSLMQLLDVSSKATGVQIFIGGESQLVPVDEMSVVTAPYEVNGKIVGTLGVIGPTRMAYERVIPIVDITAKLLSSALSHS, from the coding sequence ATGCAACTCGATTCTCGTGCACAAACATTACTCAAGGCATTGGTCGAACGGTATATTGCCGATGGCCAGCCAGTCGGTTCGCGCGCGCTATCGAAAATCTCCGGCCTGGACCTGTCGCCGGCCACGATCCGCAACATCATGGCGGACCTGGAGGAAATGGGATTCGTCGCCAGTCCGCACACTTCCGCCGGACGCGTGCCGACGCCGCGCGGCTACCGGGTGTTCGTCGATACCTTGCTGACCGTGCAGTCGATCGACGAAACCACCGTCGAATCGAAGCTGCAACCGCGCCTGCATAGCGCTTCGCAGCAAAAGATCATTGCCAATGCCGCGCAAGTGCTGTCGTCGCTATCCCAGTTCGCCGGCGTCGTGATGACGCCGCGCCACGAATCGGTGTTCCAGCAGATCGAATTCCTGCGGCTGTCCGAAAAGCGCATCCTGCTGGTGATCGTCGCCCCCAACGGCGACGTGCAGAACCGCCTGCTGCTGACCGACGTCGACTACACGCCGGCACAGCTGATCCAGGCCGCCAACTATATCAACCAGCATTACGCCGGCGTCAGCTTCGACGACGTGCGGGCACGGCTCCAAGGCGAGCTGCGCCAGCTGCGCGACGACATGACACGCCTGATGCAGGCCGCGGTCGAGGCTGGCAGCGACGCGATGGCGGAAAGTTCCGACGATGTGGTGATTTCGGGCGAACGCAACCTGCTGAGCGTGACCGACCTGGCATCCAACATGACGTCGCTGCGCAAGCTGTTCGACCTGTTCGAGCAAAAAACCAGCCTGATGCAATTGCTCGACGTATCGAGCAAGGCAACCGGGGTGCAAATCTTCATCGGCGGCGAATCTCAACTGGTGCCGGTCGATGAAATGAGCGTGGTGACCGCGCCCTATGAAGTGAACGGCAAGATCGTCGGCACGCTCGGCGTGATCGGGCCGACCCGCATGGCATACGAACGCGTGATCCCGATCGTCGACATCACGGCCAAGCTGCTGTCGAGCGCACTGAGCCACTCCTGA